Below is a window of Thermogemmata fonticola DNA.
TGCCAGCCGGTAACTCGGCGGCGCTTTGCAACTGATCTTGGCGGTATCAGGCAAGCCCTTGGCCAGTCGTGTCGTTTCCGGAAAGGTTTTGACCTCCAGAATGAGTACGTTGGTTGGCGGCGGGTGGGCTGCCAGTTGTTCCAGCGCCGGACGATGGGCCGTGATGAAAGAATCCGCGTTTTCGACCACCACCACGCGGCAGGACGTCAGAAAGGGCAAGGTGTCCAGTTCGTTACGCAGGGTGGAATAATCCAGTTGCTCGCCAGGGAGGACCACCGGGGCGAGGTCCCGCTCGTCGGAAGGAACCAGGGCGGAAAGCAGTTTTTCACGGGCTTGGCGCTTGAGAAAATCCTCTTCGCCGCTGAGCACGTAAATCGCATGCCTCGGAACTGTCTTACGCTGGAGGAAAGCCAAGGCTTCCATGTTCAACTGCGGGAAAAAGGTTTGTGGCTACGGGCAACCTACGACGCGAGGCCGTCCCGGAAAGTACCAACTTGCTCCGTTCAGTTTATCGGCGCTATGCTTGGAACATCTTTCTGCCGTCAGGACACTCCGCTGCCGTATTGTTCGACTAACCGGCGGGGTGCTCCAATATCGATGACGCGCACCTGGCCGGTCCAACGGGCGGCAGCCGGGTTATCAAAGCCCCGCTTGCGGGCCACAAAGGTGGCGGTGTATTGAGCGCAAATGGCCGGACCCAAGGGCACACCACTGTCACAATCCAAGCCGGAGGGAATATCGACGGCGAAAATCGGATTGCCGGAGGCATTCAGGGCAGCAATCAAGGTGTCGTAAGGCGGCCCTAGCGGGCGAGTCAGACCGGTGCCAAAGAGGGCATCGACAATCCAACCCCGGAACTGGGGCGGCGGAGGAGCCAGCAGACCGGAGCGCTGAGCGATGGCGAAATTGACAGCAGCATCCGGCGGCAAACGGCTGGCATCGCCGTAGAGCCAAGCGGTCACCGGCCAACCGTGATTGTCGAGATGGCGGGCGATGACAAAACCGTCGCCACCGTTATTTCCCGGACCGCACACCACCAGCGTCGGCAGCCGTTCGGCGTTCAATGCCATCAGCCACTCGGCGCATCCCCGCCCGGCATTTTCCATCAGCACCAGGCCCGGCACGCCGAACTCCTCCATCGCCCGCCGATCCAGTTCGCGCACCTGTTCGCGGGTCAGAGAGTGCACCGCCTCCATACGTCCTTCCTCAAGTTCCATACCGCCCAAATCTCGTGCCCACCGGAATCCTCGGCTAGGGAAGTATCTTACCGGCTCGGCGCGTGCGCCTCATCCTATCAGGGACCGGGGGCACTTCTATCGCTGAAGACGGTACTGCTACCGCCGTATGCGAAGGCTGTCGCCGCGGAGCACAGCTTCCACATCATCAGGATCGATCCAGGGCAGATCACCCACGATGGTGTGCTTGAGCGCTGCCATCGCCGCGCCATAACGCACCGCCTGTTGCAGGCTGCCAGCGAGCAAGCCGTGGATAACACCGGCAGCCATAGCGTCCCCCGCCCCAAGGCGATCGACAATTTCCACTTCGTACCAATTCGATTCTTCCACCTGATGTTCATCCGCTCCAAGCACCGCCAGACGTTGCCGCCAGACTAGCTCGGCTTCCCGCCGGCTGCCTACGACGGTGGCCACACCGAAGCGTTGCCGCAGACCCGCCGCCACTTCGTCGAAACTTTCACCTCGGATGCCGAAGAGGAACTCCGCATCCGCCTCACTGGTGAACAGGACGTGGCAGAACGGAAGAAGGGAACCGAGCACACGGGCGGCGGTGTCGCGATCCCAGAGTTTGGCCCGATAATTGAGGTCGAAGCTGATCTGCACCTGAGATCGGCGTGCGGCTTGTAAGGCCTCGGCGACCACGGCGGCGGTCCCTTCGCTCAGGGCTGCGGTGATGCCACTGACATGAAACCAACGCGCCCCCGCCAAAATGCGCTCCCACTCCAACTGGCCCGGTCTCAGGCGGGAAAAGGCTGAGTCTTTGCGATCGTAAAGCAACGCACTGGCACGTGGAGCAGCTCCAAACTCCAAAAAGTACAAACCGCAGCGCCCCTCATCTGTGAACCGAATCCAGCGATCCTCCACCCCCGCCTCACGCACACGCCGGGCTATCAAGCGGCCTAAGGGGTTCGCCGGTAGGACTGACACCCAGGCCACGGTATGCCCCAGCCGTGCGAGACCCACCGCCGTGTTCAATTCCGCCCCGCCGATTTCCACATCGAAGCTGCGGGCTTGCTCAATCCGCTGAAAATGCGGCGGCGACAGCCGCACCATCGCCTCGCCCAAAGTGACAACTTCCGCCATTTTCCCTTCCTCTGCGAGGAAACTCTAGCCGCCGCGACGCGCTGACGTCCGATGCCAACCCATCAATGCAACGACGTCCAATGCCAAGCCATCGGACTTTGTAAACTAGAGATCAATTACAGGCCACTCTGCTGGAAATTTTGATTCCGATCCCAGCAACAGGCTGGTGTTGCCGACTCCGAGCGAAAAAAGAGGAAGTTCACGTTCGGCGACGCTGTCGGGCTTGGCGCACGGCCTGCACATACTGGCGGGCTAATTCAGTCAGCCGATCCCACTGACGGGCCGCCACAGCCGCTGGCTCCAAAAGCTGTCCTCCCACCCCGACACACGCGACACCGGCAGCAATGTAGTCCCCTAAAGTGGACAGGTCCACACCGCCCGTCGGCATGAGTCGGATCTGGGGCAGCGGTCCGCGCATGGCCCGGAAAAACTCTGGACCCAGCACATTCGCAGGGAAGACTTTGACAATATCCGCCCCGGCTTCCCATGCCGTCAGAATTTCCGTGGGGGTGAAAGCACCGGGCATCACCACCTTGTCATACCGGCGGCACAAGCGAATGACCTCGGTATTGACTGTGGGGGCCACGATGAACTCCGCTCCCGCCAACAAGGCAGCTCCGGCGGCTTCCGGGTCCAGAACGGTGCCCGCTCCGAGCAGCACGCGTTCCCCCAGGCGCTGCCGCGCTGCCCGAATAACCTCTAAGGCCTGGGGAACCGTCAAGGTCACTTCAGCCACCGTTATGCCGCCCGCTGCCAAAGCGGTCAAAGCCTCGACGAGCGGCTCAGGGTCCTCAAAACGGACCACAGCCACCAAGCCGCTTTCCAGTATCCGCTCTAGCGCGTCAGCTCGGTTCATGCTTCCTCCTTTGGGCCGCCGCTAGCACCTTCCATTTCACTCCTCACACATGCCCGGCTGCCAATCACCTGTCAGACAGCCCCATTGACGATTACGCGCCGTCTGCGCCTGGGTACCAATCTACCTCGCGCCCTCCACGGCCCCACTCGTTCTTTTCCCGCCTGTTTATTTCCATGGCCAAAGCGAACCCAAGGCCTTTTTCTGTTCTGCCGTGATCGCACGAATACCCGCTTGGCCCAGTTGAATCAGTCTGTCGAGTTGTTCGCGGGTGAAGGTGGCTTCCTCCCCTGTGCCTTGCACTTCGACGAACCGTCCATTGCCTGTCATGACCAGGTTAAAGTCCACTTCCGCACCGCTGTCCTCTTCGTAATCCAGGTCTAAGCGTTCTTCGCCATCGACGATGCCTACGCTGACTGCTGCCACGCTGTCTTTGAGGATGCGATCCAGGGTATGCGGCAACTCCTTACGCAAAGCATGCAAGGCATCTACCACGGCCACAAAAGCGCCGTTGATGGAGGCTGTCCGGGTACCCCCATCTGCTTCCAGCACATCGCAATCGATCCACAAGGTTCGCGGTCCGAGGGCCTCCAGGTCCACCACTGCCCGCAAACTCCGCCCGATCAAGCGCTGGATTTCCACGGTGCGGCCATCCACCTTGCCCTTATCCCGCGGCTTACGAGTCGCCGTGGAACTAGGCAACATGCCATATTCTGCGGTCAGCCACCCTTTGTTTTGCCCTTCGAGAAACTCCGGTACCCGGCTATCCACACAACAAGTGCACAAGACTGTCGTGCGGCCCATCTTCACCAGGACCGAGCCGGCGGCATTGCGCGTGAACTTCCGCTTGAAGCTTATGGGACGGAGTTGATTTGCCTTCCGCTCATCCGGTCGCATGATCCCCTTCTCCCCACTCGGCAGTACCTTCCGGTTGGCTCTCCACTTGCCGCTCCGCCTCCCCTTGGCCGTGGTGACATCCTAACGAAAAGAGCCGCTCAGGAAAACATCCACCCTCACTTCGACCCCTCCCTTCCTGCACAATTTCAACTTCATTCGCCAGGACAAGGACCCTGATGAAGCGACGAGTCGCCTCTCGATAGGATGACTCAACAGGTGATTTCTCCTGCACCTCTTCGTTGCCTTTCCTGTCTTCGAGGATCGCTAGAGTTTACCCACAGCGTAATATTTTGCAGCCAGAAGAAAGAAAAAAGCATTATTTGGGATTTTTTCTGCAGCGGGATTTGCACGACCTCGTATCCTGGCGTAAAGAAGAAATGTACTACGACGTTTGTCCCGTGCTGTGTGTGCGAGGAATCCGTACGACGGATAGGAGCAAACCGGGAAAGGAATCGTCGGTAAAGACGACAGCACTGGGGATACTATACGACGTGTGATTCCCTCCCAATCCTCTGGCGATTCCTCAAGGAGGAGGTAGACCGCTAAGAGTCAGTGTTCGAGGTTGGAGCGGTGGATGACCTCCCGTCCTCGGTGGTGTTTTTACCCAATCATGCCCGGGGTCTGCCACCGGATGCAGAACTTCCACGCACGGCGGTGCTCTCGGACATCCCGCTGATTGCCAACGCCGAGGCTTCCGCCGGTGTGGAGATGACGCCTCTCCCCTTGCGGTACCGCTCCTCGGAGGTTCCCTCTTCGCATCCCGCCTCGGCGGACAACAGCGGGGACAGCACCCAGGAATTACGCCCCGGAGACAGCTTCTACGGCTTCGAGTTAGTGGAAGAGCTGGGGCAAGGGGCATTCGCACGGGTCTTTCTGGCTCGGCAGAGAGCGTTAGCGGGACGGCTCGTCGTTTTGAAAATCTCTCGCCGCCCCACGCGGGAGGCGGAACGCCTGGCCCGTTTGCAACACACCAATGTCGTCCCCGTGTACTCGGTCCACGACGATCCGCCCCTGCAAATCATCTGCATGCCTTTCCTGGGCCGGAGGACAATCGCCGACGTCCTGCGGCAATACCGCTGGCAGCGGTCCACAGAATCTTCCTCGAGCAGCGGCCGCTGGAGCCTGACGCGCCGCGGGCGCTCCACGCGTTGGGAGAGCCATCGCACTTCGGCCCGTCCTGCTCGCGCTGAGAAAACTTCTCCTCCTTTCGTGTCCGCTTCTGCCGCCGCAACCGAGCCGCAGGAGTCCTTCATCGGCAACCCTCTCGCCGTGCTCCGCTTGCTCAGTCAACTGGCCGCGGGATTGCATCACGCCCACGAGCGCGGCATCCTGCACCTTGACATCAAACCGGCGAATGTGCTCCTGGCGGAAACGGGCGAGCCGATGCTGTTCGACTTCAATCTCGCCTTCGATGCTCACGAGCAGGATCGGGAACTCATCGGCGGTACGATCGCCTACATGGCCATTGAGCAATTGGAGGATATGCGCAGCCGAGGGCAGGGACAGATCGATGCCCGCACAGACCTATATGCCTTGGGGGTGATGGCCTGGGAGATGCTCACCGGGGAAGTGCCCTTCCCTCCCGGTCCGCGCGGTCTTGTGGACCTCGACGAACTCATCGCCGCCCGCCGGGGTGAATTGCCATCCCTGCGCAAGCTCAATCCCGCCGTCACCCCAGCGGTGGAAGCCATCATCCGCAAACTCCTGGCACCTGAACCCGCCGATCGGTACCAATCCGCCGCGGAACTGAAAGCCGACATCGACCGGCATTTGGCTGATCTGCCCCTCCTTTATGCTGCCGAACCTTCCTGGCGCGAGCGCTTCCAGAAATGGCGCCGCCGTAACCCGCGACTCTTGCGCCGCCTGACGATCTCGGCTTCTCTACTCCTGACCGCCCTCACCGCTGGCCTGACCTACCATTACTTGGAAACCCAGGCCATCGCCGCAGCGCGGAACAAATATCACGACCTCATCCCCCGCATGCAGTCGGCCCACATCGAACTTCTGGTCCAGGGCGAATACACCTGGCAGGAGCAAGGCCGTCTCCACGCCTTCGACATTCTTCAAGAATACGGCCTGCCCTATGATCCGGAGTGGCGGGAGCGTCCCGAATTCCAGCGCCTGCCTCCCGAAGAGCAGCGTGAATTGTCCGCCTCGCTAGCCGACCTGCTCCTGCTCGTAGTCCAGAGCCGCTGGGAGGAAGATCGCTGGCGTCCGCCGGATGCTCAACGCCAAGCAGCCGCCGAACTGCTTGAACTCAACCGCCTCGCTCAACGACTCTATCCCACCGATGTGATTCCTCCGCTGCTCATCCAGCAGGCGCGGGAGATGGCGGAAATTCTCGGAGCGGACACCGCGACCCTGCCGCCGCAAGCCCCGCCGGCCAGCTTCCGCGATCATTATCTCGAAGCAGCTCGCGACATCTTGGCCGGGCGCTTTACCCAAGCCCTCGGCCGCCTCGAACCGCTGGTGGCCCAGCGACCAAGCGACGGCCTGGTTCATTTTTGGATCGCCTTCTGCCGCCAACAGCTTGGCCAATACGACAATGCCCTCGACCGCTACGACATCGCGGCTGTCCTCTTGCCGCACGATTCCCGGCCCGTTTTCTTCCGCGGAACAATCCACTCCCAAAATCTGCACCCTTCCGTCGCCGAGTTGCAATACACCCAAGCCATCTACATGACGCCGAAGGAGCCACTCTACTATCGAGCGCGCGGCATGACCCGTTGGCGGCTCCGTAAATACGAGGAAGCCGAGGAAGACCTCGATCACGCCCTCCGCTTAGGCGGACCGGACATTCAGGCCCACATCTATCGAGCCTGGATCCGCAAAGCTCGGGGCAATCACCAGGGGGCACACGAAGACCTGGAGAAAGCTTTCACGCTCAAGCCGCAAACCGCCGGAGATCACGTGGCCCGCGGCCTGGAACTCATGCAGACACGGCCCGCAGTCGCTTTGGACGAATTCCAAGCCGCTGAGCGTCTTGATCCACAATCTCTACCCGCATTGTTCAATCAAATCAATGTGCTCGGCAACTTGGGACAATGGCACCAAGCTGTAGAAGTCTCTCGCCGCCTGGTTGCCATGCGCCCGGATTATGTCATGGGCTGGGTGTCCCATGCGGTGGTTCTCGCCCAGTTAGGACAGCGAGAGGAAGCCCACCACTCAGCCCAGAAGGCTCTCAGCTTGTCGCAAGATGTTGTGGTGCTGTTTCGATTATCGAGTGTCTATGCCTTACTCACCCAGAAGCATCCTGAAGACGGAGAAATTGCCATCGACTTGCTGGAAAAAGCCTTCCAAGCTGGCTTTCGGCGTGTCGATCTGGTCGAAAATAACAAGCTATTTTTGCCGCTGCGCAACTACCCCCGCTATCAGAAACTCATCTCTTCGGCCAAGTCCCTCTTTGGTAAGAGAAAAATCAATTAGCACCCCAATCTTTGTCCCAAGATTTACTTGGGGTCGAGTCGAGCGCATCACTCACGAGATTATTTACTGAAAATTATTCCACTTCACAGGTAAAAGGCCCACTCGCCTGACTCACGGACCAATGGGATCCAGAGGCTCCCAAGGATCATCCGGCTGATCAAGCGGGATTTCCGGATGCTGATCCAGAGGTTCGCCATTGGGCAGAAGTGGACTCGGCAGCTCCGGAGGAATGGGGAAAGGCAGAGGTGGTCCCCAATCATTCGGGTTTTCCCGTGACTCCAACACGGTCAGGACGGGACAGAAGCGGACGTTCATGCGCTACTCCTTTTCGGTTGAGGGGGTAACCGAAAAATTCAGACTGGTTCAGACCGCCTGAACCGACCTCTATTTTCACCAAAAATCTTTACTTGTCCAGAAAAAACTTTCTGCTTTGGAAATTTTTTCTGCCCAGGTCAATCTTTATCATCGAAAAATTCGATATAAAGCGAACATTTTTCAGATTTTGCGTGAAATGAGACTACCAAATCCGAAATGGGAGACGGTATCAGAAGCAATCCTCCAAGTTTTTGCAATGGCAAACTTTTATGGTATATTCCGAGTATTTCGCCTGATGATTTATGTGATCATATTACCATAAATGTTATTCAGTACAGTATTCCATAATCGATTGAGTCCTGGAAACACGGAGGAGGCGACTATCGCGTCCCGCGGTTAGGACTGGGTAACCATCGCATCCCGCGGCCCGGATTGGGCCTTGAGTTCGATTTGGGATTGAGAATGCTTACCGGAGGAAGTTAGGATGGCGACCTGGGAAGACGACCGGGGAAGGGGTGTGGAAAGGGATTGACCCTGCTCCGAAGCTGCCTTGCAGATACTGACACCCATTCGGCAAGGAAGAAACGAACTCTCTCGGCGTTGGGAGAGGGGAAAGCGCGGAGCTTGGAGTGGGGAAGGCCGGACTTGAGGATGAGGAGGAAGAGGTGGCCCGCCGGCGACGTCGGAGCATCGATTGGGCAGTCTATGTGATATTGCGCTTGGTTGTGTGCCTGGTCCAAGCCCTACCCGTGTGGCTGGCCTTGGCAGCAGCGGAGGGGATCGCCTGGCTGCTATATCACACCGTCCCCTCCCGCCGGAGGATCGCCCAAGCTAACGTCGCCGCAGCGTTTCCCGATTGGTCTCCGGCCCGCCAGCAGAGGGTGGTCTTGGGGATGTATCGCCATTTCGTCCGGGCCGTGGTGGAAGGTTTGTTCCTATCGCGGAAGCTGCATTTGCACACCTGGCGAGCTTATCTAGACATCCGTCAGGCAAGCCAATTGCCTGAAGTGCTTCTCGATGCACGGCCCGTCCTGCTCGTCACAGGCCACTTCGGGAATTGGGAAGTCGGGGGTTACGTGCCAGCTCTTTTAGGGTTTCAGACCTACGCCATTGCTCGCGTGCTGGACAATCCCTATTTGGATCGTTTGGTGCGGCGGCTGCGGCAGTCGTCGGGCCAGACGCTGATCGCCAAAAAGGATGACTTTGAGCGTTTGACTGCGGTCCTGGCCTCTGGCGGCAAGGTAGCTACCCTGGCGGATCAAGATGCCGGTCCTCGTGGAGTGTTTGTGCCGTTTTTCGGCCGTGCGGCCAGCACCCATAAGGCCGTGGCGCTCATGGCGTTGGAGTTTGATGCCCTCATCGTGGTCCTTGGCATGCCGCGCATTCCCCGGAGCAGTCGCCGATTCGCCCCTCCTCCGCCGGGAAGTGAAGAGATTTGTTACGCCGTGGAAATCGAGGAGGTCATCGAACCGCGGGACTATGCCGGTTTACCCAACGCCGTCGTCCGAATTACGGAGCGTTACACCGCCGCTTTGGAAAGGCTCATCCGCCGCCACCCCCAGCAGTATTTCTGGGTGCATCGCCGCTGGAAACATCAGCCCCGGTCGTCTGCAGTACGCCAGGCAGCATGAGAGAACACACCGCTTTGTGCCCAGCACTCCTCATAGACCAGACCGGTCTAAGAGCCTGGAAGCGTGGGAGACTGGATGCCTACGACGACTCCGGTTTTTTCCTCAAGAACTTGCCGAGACTCTCCCGTGGCTTCGGGAAAAGTCTTTCATGCGAGGGATAAACACTGGAGCTTATCACGCGAGGCGGAAGGCTTCGCGGAGGCATTCGAGGGCTTCAGCTCCCCGCTCCTGATCGACCACCACGGCGACGCAGACTTCGCTGGTGTTGATCATATGGATGTTGATCTGTCGGGCGGCCAAAGCACCGAACATGGTCCGAGCCACACCGGTATGAGTCCGCATACCTACGCCGGTGACGTACAAGACGGCGATGTCCGCATCCCCCACCACGCGGCAGGACGGGTCGATACTGCGAAGCACCTCTTCTGTGCAATGCAAGGCTTGCTGGTAATCTCTGCGGGTGACCGTAAACGAAAGCTCAGCGCGGCCAGGGGCTACGATATTCTGCACGATCATATCCACCAAAATGCCGGCCTGAGCCACCGCCGTGAACACACGAGCACAATTGCCGGGCCGGTCGGGCAAGTCGTGGATGGTCAAGCGGCACTGCTCGGTGTTGAGGTAGACGCCGCTGACCAGGACATCCTCCATGCCGGCCAGCCGGGCGATGGCGGCTTCATGATCTGCTTCCGAGTGCACCACCATTGGTTGGGGACGCGGGCGAAAGCCGTTATCCGCCGGTTCCGCGGGCACCCCCGCTCCCTTGCGGGGCAAGGCCAGGCCGAAAGCATCATGCACTGTGCGTAAGGCCCGCCGGCCCACCACGGCCTTGCGCGCCTCCAAATGGGCCTTCTTCGTCGGTTCCGAGGGCGTCTCCGTTGCCCACTCTTCCGCGGTAGTATTTTCCTCAACCAAAACGCTGATTTTGATGTCCCCCGTGGTAATCATCTGGATATTGATCCCCGCTTGGGCCAAGGCCGAGAACATACGTTCGGCAACACCGGCGAGCGTCCGCATTCCCGCCCCGACCACGGAAACCTTGCTGACCCGCCCGCTTTCCAGCAAGGTGGCCCCCATCTCGGCAACAATCGGCATCAGGATTTTTCGAGTCCGATCCAACTCACTGTTGAGCACGGTAAAGCCGATAGTCGCTCGTCCCCCGCGCCCCACACTCTGGGCGATCATGTCCACGGCAATGTTGGCATCGGCCAGGGCGGAGAAGATGCGGTGGGATACGCCCGGCCGATCCGGCACCCCTTCGAGGACCAAGCGGGATTCATCGGCGGCTAGCGCTGCACCACAGACCGGGAACTCGCTCATCCAGGGAGCTTCGGGCAAAATCCAGGTGCCCAGGGCATCGGAACGGGCGTTGCGCACCATAAGCGGCACATCGTATTTCTTGGCAAACTCGATGGAGCGGGAATGCATCACACCTGCCCCCATGCTCGCCATCTCCAGCATCTCGTCGTAGCTGATCGCATCCATCTTGCGGGCATCGGGAACCAGACGCGGATCGCTGGTGTACACCCCATCCACATCGGTGTAGATTTCGCAGGTCACGTCATAGCCGGCCAATTTCATCGCCGCAGCTACGGCCACCGCTGTGGTGTCGCTCCCACCCCGGCCCAAGGTGGTAATGTCTCCTTCATCCGTCATCCCCTGGAAGCCAGCCAAGACCACGATCTGCCCCGCATCCAGCGCCGCACGCAACCGTCGGATGTCGATCGAACGAATCCGAGCCTTGCGGTGATTCCGGTCGGTGAGGATGCCCACCTGCGGCCCCGTAAAACTGATCGCCTGTTCTCCCAACTCCTGGATCGCCATCGCCGTCAAGGCAATGGAGACCTGCTCGCCGGTAGCCAACAAAACATCCATCTCACGCGGCGAGGGCGTTGCCGTTATCTCGGCGGCCTTAGCGATCAGATCATCCGTTGTTGTGCCTTGAGCCGACACGACCATAATAACCTGATAACCGGCATGTTTGGCCCGGATCGCCTTGCGCGCCGCCGCCAGGACCGACTCCGCATCCCGCAGACTTGAACCGCCAAACTTCTGGACAATTAGTCGCACGTTCCCCTCCCCGCTTGCCCTTCAACCGGGCGAGAACCTCAGTTGGGCCAGCATCGTCCCTCGCCCTCGCTCACTCACCTTGACATACCCCGCCGAGCCTTGGGAACTTGCGGAATGGTACGCTCCCCTTGGACCTATTGGGGCTGTCTCGTGACCGATGCCAAGGCACGACCTGCCAACGCCGTCATTTCTAAGGAACCTCTCCCCCGATTGCCAGGGGGTCTATTCCTCCCGTTGGTGACACACACTTCCACTCCTCCCCTTCCTTATCAGGATGAGTCACTTTCCCGTAATCCAAGTCCAAGGAGTTCTTCTCAAACTTTGTCGGTGGCCGAAAAATGGCCATCCTCTGAAGCGTCTGACCGATTTTCGTACAGGGCAAAATCACCTTGACCTCTCTCCAATCCCTTATACCGCCCCCTTTTATGAGTAAGCCCCCACAA
It encodes the following:
- the rph gene encoding ribonuclease PH; this encodes MRPDERKANQLRPISFKRKFTRNAAGSVLVKMGRTTVLCTCCVDSRVPEFLEGQNKGWLTAEYGMLPSSTATRKPRDKGKVDGRTVEIQRLIGRSLRAVVDLEALGPRTLWIDCDVLEADGGTRTASINGAFVAVVDALHALRKELPHTLDRILKDSVAAVSVGIVDGEERLDLDYEEDSGAEVDFNLVMTGNGRFVEVQGTGEEATFTREQLDRLIQLGQAGIRAITAEQKKALGSLWPWK
- a CDS encoding serine/threonine-protein kinase — protein: MDDLPSSVVFLPNHARGLPPDAELPRTAVLSDIPLIANAEASAGVEMTPLPLRYRSSEVPSSHPASADNSGDSTQELRPGDSFYGFELVEELGQGAFARVFLARQRALAGRLVVLKISRRPTREAERLARLQHTNVVPVYSVHDDPPLQIICMPFLGRRTIADVLRQYRWQRSTESSSSSGRWSLTRRGRSTRWESHRTSARPARAEKTSPPFVSASAAATEPQESFIGNPLAVLRLLSQLAAGLHHAHERGILHLDIKPANVLLAETGEPMLFDFNLAFDAHEQDRELIGGTIAYMAIEQLEDMRSRGQGQIDARTDLYALGVMAWEMLTGEVPFPPGPRGLVDLDELIAARRGELPSLRKLNPAVTPAVEAIIRKLLAPEPADRYQSAAELKADIDRHLADLPLLYAAEPSWRERFQKWRRRNPRLLRRLTISASLLLTALTAGLTYHYLETQAIAAARNKYHDLIPRMQSAHIELLVQGEYTWQEQGRLHAFDILQEYGLPYDPEWRERPEFQRLPPEEQRELSASLADLLLLVVQSRWEEDRWRPPDAQRQAAAELLELNRLAQRLYPTDVIPPLLIQQAREMAEILGADTATLPPQAPPASFRDHYLEAARDILAGRFTQALGRLEPLVAQRPSDGLVHFWIAFCRQQLGQYDNALDRYDIAAVLLPHDSRPVFFRGTIHSQNLHPSVAELQYTQAIYMTPKEPLYYRARGMTRWRLRKYEEAEEDLDHALRLGGPDIQAHIYRAWIRKARGNHQGAHEDLEKAFTLKPQTAGDHVARGLELMQTRPAVALDEFQAAERLDPQSLPALFNQINVLGNLGQWHQAVEVSRRLVAMRPDYVMGWVSHAVVLAQLGQREEAHHSAQKALSLSQDVVVLFRLSSVYALLTQKHPEDGEIAIDLLEKAFQAGFRRVDLVENNKLFLPLRNYPRYQKLISSAKSLFGKRKIN
- a CDS encoding lysophospholipid acyltransferase family protein, yielding MARRRRRSIDWAVYVILRLVVCLVQALPVWLALAAAEGIAWLLYHTVPSRRRIAQANVAAAFPDWSPARQQRVVLGMYRHFVRAVVEGLFLSRKLHLHTWRAYLDIRQASQLPEVLLDARPVLLVTGHFGNWEVGGYVPALLGFQTYAIARVLDNPYLDRLVRRLRQSSGQTLIAKKDDFERLTAVLASGGKVATLADQDAGPRGVFVPFFGRAASTHKAVALMALEFDALIVVLGMPRIPRSSRRFAPPPPGSEEICYAVEIEEVIEPRDYAGLPNAVVRITERYTAALERLIRRHPQQYFWVHRRWKHQPRSSAVRQAA
- a CDS encoding sugar kinase — translated: MAEVVTLGEAMVRLSPPHFQRIEQARSFDVEIGGAELNTAVGLARLGHTVAWVSVLPANPLGRLIARRVREAGVEDRWIRFTDEGRCGLYFLEFGAAPRASALLYDRKDSAFSRLRPGQLEWERILAGARWFHVSGITAALSEGTAAVVAEALQAARRSQVQISFDLNYRAKLWDRDTAARVLGSLLPFCHVLFTSEADAEFLFGIRGESFDEVAAGLRQRFGVATVVGSRREAELVWRQRLAVLGADEHQVEESNWYEVEIVDRLGAGDAMAAGVIHGLLAGSLQQAVRYGAAMAALKHTIVGDLPWIDPDDVEAVLRGDSLRIRR
- a CDS encoding aspartate kinase, translated to MRLIVQKFGGSSLRDAESVLAAARKAIRAKHAGYQVIMVVSAQGTTTDDLIAKAAEITATPSPREMDVLLATGEQVSIALTAMAIQELGEQAISFTGPQVGILTDRNHRKARIRSIDIRRLRAALDAGQIVVLAGFQGMTDEGDITTLGRGGSDTTAVAVAAAMKLAGYDVTCEIYTDVDGVYTSDPRLVPDARKMDAISYDEMLEMASMGAGVMHSRSIEFAKKYDVPLMVRNARSDALGTWILPEAPWMSEFPVCGAALAADESRLVLEGVPDRPGVSHRIFSALADANIAVDMIAQSVGRGGRATIGFTVLNSELDRTRKILMPIVAEMGATLLESGRVSKVSVVGAGMRTLAGVAERMFSALAQAGINIQMITTGDIKISVLVEENTTAEEWATETPSEPTKKAHLEARKAVVGRRALRTVHDAFGLALPRKGAGVPAEPADNGFRPRPQPMVVHSEADHEAAIARLAGMEDVLVSGVYLNTEQCRLTIHDLPDRPGNCARVFTAVAQAGILVDMIVQNIVAPGRAELSFTVTRRDYQQALHCTEEVLRSIDPSCRVVGDADIAVLYVTGVGMRTHTGVARTMFGALAARQINIHMINTSEVCVAVVVDQERGAEALECLREAFRLA
- a CDS encoding NAD(P)H-hydrate epimerase; translation: MEAVHSLTREQVRELDRRAMEEFGVPGLVLMENAGRGCAEWLMALNAERLPTLVVCGPGNNGGDGFVIARHLDNHGWPVTAWLYGDASRLPPDAAVNFAIAQRSGLLAPPPPQFRGWIVDALFGTGLTRPLGPPYDTLIAALNASGNPIFAVDIPSGLDCDSGVPLGPAICAQYTATFVARKRGFDNPAAARWTGQVRVIDIGAPRRLVEQYGSGVS
- a CDS encoding bifunctional 4-hydroxy-2-oxoglutarate aldolase/2-dehydro-3-deoxy-phosphogluconate aldolase, translating into MNRADALERILESGLVAVVRFEDPEPLVEALTALAAGGITVAEVTLTVPQALEVIRAARQRLGERVLLGAGTVLDPEAAGAALLAGAEFIVAPTVNTEVIRLCRRYDKVVMPGAFTPTEILTAWEAGADIVKVFPANVLGPEFFRAMRGPLPQIRLMPTGGVDLSTLGDYIAAGVACVGVGGQLLEPAAVAARQWDRLTELARQYVQAVRQARQRRRT